The sequence CGGCTGGGTCTCCTGCATCCTCGGCGACTTCGAGACCGCCACGGCGCGATCGCAGGAGGGCCGCGCGTTGCACGAGATGTTGGGGAACGAGAGAGGGGTGGCGGTGGCCCTCAACAACCTGGGTTGGGCGGCTACCTTCCAGGGCGACTTCGAGCGAGCAAGGGAGTTGCATGCCCAGGGTCTACGCCTGCGCGAATCGGTGCGCGACCGGCGCGGGGTCGCCTACGCCAGAAGCAACCTCGGCTGGGTCCTGCGCGGCGAGGGCCGCTTCGACGACGCCGCCAGCCATCTGGAGGAGGCGCTGGGCGTGCTCCGCTCCCTGCACGACGACCAGCTCACCGCCTGGGAGCTCCTACACCGTGGCCAGGTCCATCACGACCTGGGCGAGATCGACAGGGCCCAGGCGTTGCTCGAGGAGAGTCGGTCGTTGTGGCAGGCGGTGGGCAACCGGACCGGACTCTGCTGGACCCTCGTCGTGCTGGGCCACGTGCTGAGGAGGAGAGATCGGCTGACCGAGGCGCGCTCCCGGTCGGTGGAGGGCCTCGGGATGGCCCGGGCCATATCGCACAGGTGGGGCACGGCGGCCGGCTGGTGCGGCGTCGGCTGGCTCGAGCTGGCCCAGGGTCGCCTCGAGGCGGCCGAGGATGCGCTCGTCAACAGTCTGGATGGCCGCCTCGCCATGAGCGACCGCGCCGGGCTCGCCGAATGCCTCGACCTCCTGGCGGAGATCGAAGCGCGGCGCCTCGAGTGGGCGCGCGCCGCCTGTTCTCTCGTTGGGGTCGAAAGGCTGCGCGAGCGACTGTCCGCACCGCGACCGCCCGTAGACCGCGTGCGTCACGAGGGGCTGCTGGAACGGGCGAAGGGCGAACTGGGGAGCAGGTTCGAAGGGATCTGGAAGCGGGATACCGATCCGGTCGATTTAGCCCAAGGCTGGTTGAGCCAACGGCGGGCCCGGCCCGCCAGCTGACCGTGCTGCGGCTGGCGAGTCAAGCGGATGCCACTCGTCACCTGCTAAGCGATCAGGGAGAGCGACCGGATGGAGCTGCCGTCGGCCCGGAACCCGCTCGAGCCTTCGCCAGCTACGGCTTGGCGCGCTCGTACTGCGGTGGCCAGGCCACGTCCACGCCCAACTCGGTTGCCGCGTTGAGCGCCCAGTACGGGTTCCGCAGCATCTCCCTGGCGAGCAGCACCAGGTCTGCCTGACCG comes from Trueperaceae bacterium and encodes:
- a CDS encoding tetratricopeptide repeat protein, which produces GWVSCILGDFETATARSQEGRALHEMLGNERGVAVALNNLGWAATFQGDFERARELHAQGLRLRESVRDRRGVAYARSNLGWVLRGEGRFDDAASHLEEALGVLRSLHDDQLTAWELLHRGQVHHDLGEIDRAQALLEESRSLWQAVGNRTGLCWTLVVLGHVLRRRDRLTEARSRSVEGLGMARAISHRWGTAAGWCGVGWLELAQGRLEAAEDALVNSLDGRLAMSDRAGLAECLDLLAEIEARRLEWARAACSLVGVERLRERLSAPRPPVDRVRHEGLLERAKGELGSRFEGIWKRDTDPVDLAQGWLSQRRARPAS